The Symphalangus syndactylus isolate Jambi chromosome 8, NHGRI_mSymSyn1-v2.1_pri, whole genome shotgun sequence genome includes a window with the following:
- the GAL3ST2 gene encoding LOW QUALITY PROTEIN: galactose-3-O-sulfotransferase 2 (The sequence of the model RefSeq protein was modified relative to this genomic sequence to represent the inferred CDS: substituted 1 base at 1 genomic stop codon), whose amino-acid sequence MGDPGSPPDSAVRPYPDLLFPGLAAPAGFLGPMPDLLRPPHDGRWGWGWRDLAWALTACPSHRYLRVLLLLLLALTVLLLARFLHLDPELDTPLFGGQAEGPPVTHIMFLKTHKTASSTVLNILYRFAETHNLSVALPAGSRVHLGYPWCFLARYVEGVGSQQQFNIMCNHLRFNLPEVQKVMPNDTFYFSILRNPVFQMESSFIYYKTXVPAFWGAPSLDAFLASPRTFYNDSRLLRNVYAKNNMWFDFGFDPNAPPEEGYVRARIAEVERRFQLVLIAEHLDESLVLLRRRLRWALDDVVAFRLNSRSARSVTRLAPETRERARSWCALDWRLYEHFNRTLWGQLRAELGPRRLREEVERLRARRRELATLCLQDGGAPKNHTQIRDPRLRPYQPGRADILGYNLRPGLDNQTLGVCQRLVMPELQYMARLYALQFPEKPRKNIPFPGA is encoded by the exons ATGGGGGACCCTGGCTCCCCGCCCGACTCCGCGGTCAGGCCTTATCCAGATCTGCTCTTCCCTGGTTTGGCTGCACCTGCTGGGTTCCTGGGACCCATGCCAGACCTCCTCAGGCCTCCTCAT gatgggaggtgggggtggggctggcgCGACCTAGCCTGGGCACTCACGGCCTGCCCTTCCCACAGGTACCTCCGggtcctgctcctgctcctcctggCCCTGACTGTGCTCCTGCTGGCCAGATTCCTGCACTTGGACCCAGAGCTGGACACACC CCTGTTTGGGGGCCAGGCCGAGGGGCCGCCGGTCACCCACATCATGTTCCTGAAGACGCACAAGACGGCCAGCAGCACGGTGCTCAACATCCTCTACCGCTTCGCCGAGACCCACAACCTGTCTGTGGCGCTGCCCGCCGGCTCGCGCGTCCACCTGGGCTACCCCTGGTGCTTCCTGGCACGCTACGTGGAAGGTGTGGGGTCGCAGCAGCAATTCAACATCATGTGCAACCACCTGAGGTTCAACCTGCCTGAG GTGCAGAAAGTCATGCCCAACGACACCTTCTACTTCTCCATCCTGAGGAACCCCGTGTTCCAGATGGAGTCCTCCTTCATCTACTACAAAACCTAGGTCCCCGCCTTCTGGGGCGCCCCGAGCCTGGACGCGTTCCTGGCCTCGCCGCGGACGTTCTACAACGACAGCCGCCTCCTCAGGAACGTCTACGCCAAGAACAACATGTGGTTCGACTTCGGCTTCGACCCCAACGCGCCGCCCGAGGAGGGCTACGTGCGCGCGCGCATCGCCGAGGTGGAGCGGCGCTTCCAGCTGGTGCTCATCGCCGAGCACCTGGACGAGTCCCTGGTGCTGCTGCGGCGCCGGCTGCGCTGGGCGCTGGACGACGTGGTGGCCTTCAGGCTCAACTCCCGCAGCGCGCGCTCCGTGACCCGCCTGGCGCCCGAGACCCGGGAGCGCGCGCGGAGCTGGTGCGCACTGGACTGGCGCCTGTACGAGCATTTCAACCGCACCCTGTGGGGGCAGCTGCGCGCCGAGCTGGGGCCGCGGCGGCTGCGCGAGGAGGTGGAACGGCTGCGCGCCCGGAGACGCGAACTCGCGACCCTGTGCCTGCAGGACGGCGGCGCGCCCAAGAACCACACGCAGATCAGAGACCCGCGCCTGCGCCCCTACCAGCCCGGCAGGGCCGACATCCTGGGCTACAACCTCCGGCCGGGCCTGGACAACCAGACGCTGGGCGTGTGCCAGAGGCTTGTGATGCCTGAGCTCCAGTACATGGCCCGCCTGTACGCCCTGCAGTTCCCCGAGAAGCCCCGCAAGAACATCCCGTTCCCGGGGGCGTAG